One window of the Candidatus Chryseobacterium colombiense genome contains the following:
- a CDS encoding TlpA disulfide reductase family protein, translating to MLKKLFLSGILFLSAFIYAQHLKLNDEAPEIHLKTFQGTDFKLSSLKGKIVLLDFWATWCAPCVQEQPFLKTIYVENEKAVSAGRFEIVGVSLDKSKDSWKKIIDRENINWPQISDLQFWKSPVAKTYGIEELPYNLVLDKSGKIIAMNIHGEELKTLITNELKKEFD from the coding sequence ATGCTGAAAAAGTTATTTTTATCAGGGATTCTGTTTCTTTCTGCCTTTATTTACGCACAACATTTAAAACTGAATGATGAAGCTCCTGAAATTCATCTGAAAACTTTTCAGGGAACTGATTTTAAGCTGAGCTCTCTGAAAGGAAAGATCGTCTTGCTCGATTTTTGGGCAACATGGTGTGCTCCATGTGTTCAAGAGCAACCCTTCTTAAAAACTATTTATGTTGAAAATGAAAAAGCTGTGAGTGCGGGACGCTTTGAAATAGTGGGAGTTTCTTTGGATAAATCTAAAGACAGCTGGAAAAAGATTATTGACCGGGAAAATATAAACTGGCCTCAAATAAGTGACCTGCAGTTCTGGAAAAGTCCGGTTGCCAAAACGTACGGAATCGAAGAGCTACCATATAATCTTGTACTGGATAAATCCGGAAAGATTATTGCGATGAATATTCATGGAGAAGAGCTGAAAACTTTGATCACAAACGAATTGAAAAAAGAATTTGATTAA
- a CDS encoding UvrD-helicase domain-containing protein, with protein MEDYLKGLNESQFEAVTTLQGPLMVLAGAGSGKTRVLTMRIAHLITNGVDPFNILSLTFTNKAAKEMKERIAKVVGQSNAKSLWMGTFHSVFARILRSEAHYLGYPSNFTIYDQQDALNVIKKVLKDMNIDADLYKPKKVQARISTYKNNLITVKAYYANPELMEADEKANMKFIGQIYQKYVEQCFKNGSMDFDDLLLKTNELLTRFPEVLAKYQDRFRYILVDEYQDTNHSQYLIVKALASKFENICVVGDDAQSIYSFRGANIQNILNFKKDYPDAVTVSLEQNYRSTQNIVNAANVVIAKNLQQFKKNVFSENEEGEKIKIYRSLSDADEANFVAGNIWETRNREQRKYSDFAILYRTNSQTRAFEDALRRKNIPYKVYGGLSFYQRKEVKDLIGYLRLLVNENDSEALMRIINYPARGIGETTQNKLIVFADSQNVPVSKVLDNLPIYAPHLGFNNGVLNKLNDFWSMIKAFQVLLKTETAYSVAMEVAKRSGLIKFLKDDQTPEGISRVENVQELMNSMQGFIEEQMQLEDGDPSLPNFLENIALSADTQDKENVDDMVSLMTIHLSKGLEFPVVHLVGLEENLFPSFMSSATREDLEEERRLFYVALTRAEKQAYFSYAVSRFQWGKIIDAEPSRFLSEIDDQFIEFLNPMIEKRFINNSGVRSNIFDEHPSEMKSFKKVEKKTIAKNDSSKPIAEPRKLKPVSTAKIINPSGASSQDIEVGDKVRHDRFGIGEVTFLDGTDPQNIKAKVVFMHEGEKNLILKYAKLTKI; from the coding sequence ATGGAGGATTATCTGAAAGGACTGAATGAATCACAATTTGAAGCCGTTACCACATTACAGGGACCATTGATGGTGCTTGCAGGAGCGGGTTCCGGAAAAACGCGTGTACTTACCATGCGTATCGCTCATTTGATTACCAATGGAGTCGATCCTTTTAACATTTTATCTCTAACCTTTACCAATAAGGCAGCAAAAGAAATGAAGGAGCGTATTGCAAAAGTAGTAGGACAGAGCAATGCAAAAAGTCTTTGGATGGGAACCTTTCACTCGGTTTTTGCAAGAATTCTGAGAAGTGAGGCACATTATCTGGGATATCCTTCCAACTTTACCATTTATGATCAGCAGGATGCCCTTAACGTAATTAAAAAGGTGTTGAAGGACATGAATATCGATGCCGATTTGTATAAACCTAAAAAAGTTCAGGCGAGAATCTCTACCTATAAAAATAATCTGATCACGGTAAAAGCTTATTATGCCAATCCGGAATTGATGGAAGCTGATGAAAAAGCCAATATGAAATTCATAGGGCAGATTTATCAGAAATATGTAGAGCAGTGCTTCAAAAACGGATCGATGGATTTTGATGATTTGTTGTTAAAAACCAATGAATTATTGACTCGTTTTCCTGAAGTTCTTGCGAAATATCAGGACCGATTCAGATATATTCTGGTAGATGAGTATCAGGATACGAACCATTCCCAGTATTTGATTGTAAAAGCGTTGGCTTCAAAATTTGAGAATATTTGTGTGGTAGGAGACGATGCCCAATCGATCTATTCTTTCCGTGGAGCAAACATCCAGAATATCTTAAACTTTAAAAAAGATTATCCTGATGCAGTAACCGTTTCGTTGGAGCAGAATTACCGTTCTACACAGAATATTGTAAATGCAGCCAATGTAGTAATTGCAAAAAACCTTCAGCAGTTTAAGAAAAATGTGTTCAGTGAAAATGAGGAAGGAGAAAAAATAAAGATTTACCGTTCCCTGTCCGATGCCGATGAAGCGAATTTCGTAGCGGGGAATATTTGGGAAACCAGAAACCGGGAGCAAAGGAAATACAGTGATTTTGCCATCTTATACCGTACCAATTCTCAAACGCGTGCATTTGAAGATGCTTTGAGACGTAAAAATATTCCGTACAAAGTATATGGAGGGCTTTCTTTCTACCAAAGAAAAGAGGTGAAAGATTTAATCGGTTATCTGCGCCTTCTGGTGAATGAAAATGATTCGGAAGCATTGATGAGAATCATTAATTATCCTGCAAGAGGAATTGGGGAAACAACCCAGAATAAACTGATCGTTTTTGCAGATTCCCAAAATGTTCCGGTTTCAAAAGTACTGGATAATCTTCCGATCTATGCACCGCATTTAGGCTTTAACAACGGTGTTCTGAATAAACTGAATGATTTCTGGTCCATGATCAAGGCATTTCAGGTATTGCTTAAAACAGAAACGGCTTACAGCGTTGCCATGGAAGTGGCGAAACGAAGCGGTTTGATTAAGTTTTTAAAAGATGACCAGACTCCGGAAGGAATTTCCAGGGTAGAAAACGTTCAGGAATTGATGAACTCCATGCAGGGGTTTATTGAAGAACAAATGCAGCTGGAAGACGGAGATCCGAGTTTACCGAATTTCCTGGAAAATATTGCTCTTTCTGCCGACACTCAGGATAAAGAAAATGTGGATGATATGGTTTCGCTGATGACTATTCACCTTTCCAAAGGTCTTGAATTTCCGGTAGTTCATTTGGTGGGATTGGAAGAAAATCTTTTCCCTAGCTTCATGAGCTCTGCCACGAGAGAAGATCTGGAAGAAGAGAGACGATTGTTTTATGTAGCGTTAACAAGAGCAGAGAAACAGGCTTATTTCTCTTATGCCGTATCCCGTTTTCAATGGGGAAAAATTATCGATGCTGAACCGTCAAGGTTTTTGAGTGAAATCGATGATCAGTTCATTGAATTCCTGAATCCAATGATCGAGAAGCGTTTCATTAATAATTCCGGGGTGAGATCGAATATATTCGATGAACATCCTTCTGAAATGAAAAGCTTTAAGAAAGTGGAGAAGAAAACCATTGCGAAAAATGACAGCTCAAAACCGATTGCAGAACCTAGAAAGCTGAAACCGGTAAGTACAGCGAAGATTATCAATCCGAGCGGGGCTTCTTCTCAGGATATTGAAGTCGGGGATAAAGTAAGACACGACAGATTTGGAATAGGGGAAGTTACTTTCCTGGATGGTACAGATCCTCAGAATATTAAAGCAAAAGTAGTTTTCATGCACGAAGGAGAGAAAAATCTGATCCTGAAATATGCTAAACTGACAAAAATATAA
- a CDS encoding phospholipase D-like domain-containing protein, with amino-acid sequence MFYNNAVCDIYIGKSAGAKLLQDIRNAKRNVKIVSPYLSPSLIKELIFLHNKGINISLITSDEIEDFYGYDKNINKLIVQKRHVDEKAKQSRDHLISLSATLLFVIIGLAIILVPLIFLLKEWKFSYGFILVVLLFFVRDFVVRQIKNKRIYHYTYKQLFPFKVFISPNHGNSFNKTFIHSKIYVIDDEIAYMGSLNFTGKGIKDNHETRIRTTDPHAVAKIVEEVNEIFFNSNLAERDLQFWGSQLYPEPIN; translated from the coding sequence ATGTTTTATAATAACGCTGTTTGCGATATTTATATTGGAAAAAGTGCAGGAGCAAAACTTTTGCAGGACATTAGAAATGCCAAAAGAAATGTTAAAATAGTATCTCCCTATCTTTCTCCTTCTTTGATCAAGGAGTTGATTTTTCTGCATAACAAAGGAATTAATATAAGTCTTATTACCAGTGATGAGATAGAAGACTTTTACGGCTATGACAAGAATATTAATAAATTGATTGTCCAGAAAAGGCATGTCGATGAAAAAGCAAAACAGTCCAGAGATCATTTAATTAGTCTTTCAGCAACATTACTTTTTGTGATAATAGGTTTGGCAATAATTTTAGTGCCATTAATTTTTCTTTTAAAAGAATGGAAGTTTAGTTATGGCTTTATCCTTGTCGTTTTGTTATTTTTTGTGAGGGATTTTGTGGTAAGACAGATTAAAAATAAACGGATTTATCATTATACTTATAAACAGTTATTTCCGTTTAAAGTTTTTATCTCTCCCAATCATGGAAACTCTTTCAATAAAACCTTTATTCACAGTAAAATTTATGTGATTGATGACGAAATCGCCTATATGGGTTCTTTGAATTTTACGGGAAAAGGAATAAAAGATAACCATGAGACCCGAATCAGAACTACTGATCCCCATGCTGTTGCAAAGATCGTGGAAGAAGTAAATGAGATTTTTTTTAATTCTAATTTAGCCGAAAGAGATCTTCAGTTTTGGGGAAGCCAGCTGTATCCGGAGCCGATTAATTAA
- a CDS encoding alpha/beta hydrolase, whose product MNSLNHNTIYRFSLNLFFILCLSLFNMGYSQAPIETQTPKSIILPEKTTLIEDIPYKNDASRNPIKLDIYEPKNPAAGKLPVVIYVHGGAWAKGDKIVRADSYIESFILKLVEKNYAVISIDYTLVSETVHFPLPVQDTKDVVRWVRKNAEKYNFDANNIGYFGASSGAHLSMLAAYTNDNEYIGNPELSQYSGKVNYVVSNFGPTDLNKLLHTRLGKIPVAIVGLFFKPIVEIRQKLVFGISGYDIKTEKRKAVDYLETVSPINDVENGVPTFILHGNKDKVAPINHSKRLVRKLKKQNIETDLIIVKDGVHGFGTTDKAYINQLNDEMVNFIESHKK is encoded by the coding sequence ATGAACTCATTGAATCACAATACAATCTACAGGTTTTCTTTAAACCTGTTTTTTATTTTATGTTTAAGCTTATTCAATATGGGCTATTCTCAGGCTCCGATTGAAACACAAACTCCCAAAAGCATTATTCTTCCCGAAAAAACAACTCTTATAGAGGATATTCCCTATAAAAATGACGCTTCAAGAAATCCTATAAAATTAGACATTTACGAACCTAAAAATCCAGCAGCAGGGAAGCTTCCTGTAGTCATCTACGTTCATGGCGGAGCCTGGGCAAAAGGGGATAAAATAGTAAGAGCCGACAGTTATATTGAAAGCTTTATTTTAAAACTGGTTGAAAAAAATTATGCTGTTATCAGCATTGATTATACTTTGGTAAGTGAAACGGTACATTTTCCGTTGCCGGTTCAGGATACAAAAGATGTCGTGAGATGGGTTAGGAAAAATGCTGAAAAATATAATTTTGACGCGAACAATATTGGTTATTTCGGAGCTTCTTCAGGTGCTCATTTGTCGATGCTTGCTGCCTACACAAACGATAATGAGTATATTGGAAACCCAGAACTTTCTCAATATTCAGGTAAGGTGAATTATGTGGTAAGTAATTTTGGTCCTACAGATCTAAACAAGCTTTTACATACAAGATTAGGTAAAATTCCGGTGGCTATTGTGGGATTATTTTTTAAACCGATTGTGGAAATCAGGCAAAAATTAGTCTTCGGAATTTCAGGATACGATATCAAGACTGAAAAAAGAAAAGCTGTAGATTATCTGGAAACCGTTTCTCCCATTAATGATGTTGAAAATGGTGTTCCCACTTTTATTCTTCACGGAAATAAAGACAAGGTTGCACCGATTAATCATTCCAAAAGATTAGTCAGAAAACTTAAAAAACAAAATATTGAAACCGATTTGATTATTGTTAAAGATGGCGTTCATGGTTTTGGAACCACTGATAAAGCATATATCAACCAATTGAATGATGAAATGGTTAATTTTATTGAATCTCATAAAAAATAA
- a CDS encoding serine hydrolase: MKIKRLFSTSIVCFVLIICSSSVKLTAHKIPKQIPTVKEAMYFPPFNSDTWETKSIAGLGWHQDKVQDLLDYLQTKNSRSFMILQNGRIVMENYFGGHTSRMPWYWASAGKTLTSTVTGIAEQEGFLNINNKVSDYIGTGWTSEPLAKENLITCKNLLTMTSGLDDSMGNDIAPSNLQYKADAGTRWAYHNVYVKLQDVVAAATGQSWTQYFNTKLRDKIGMTGSWIQSGNNSVYWSNTRSMARFGLMALNKGNWNGTQIINPQYFQDATSTSQNLNLSYGYLWWLNGKASYHLPQTQFQFNGKLIPSAPDDLFCALGKNDQKIYVVPSKKLVIIRMGKSADNMNFARSDFDEVLWQKINAVIN; this comes from the coding sequence ATGAAAATAAAGAGATTATTTTCTACTTCTATTGTATGCTTTGTACTGATAATATGCAGCTCCTCTGTGAAATTGACAGCGCATAAAATTCCTAAGCAAATACCTACAGTAAAAGAAGCCATGTACTTCCCTCCTTTTAATAGTGATACCTGGGAAACAAAATCTATTGCGGGTTTAGGATGGCATCAGGATAAAGTTCAGGATTTACTGGATTATTTGCAGACTAAAAATTCAAGAAGTTTTATGATTCTTCAGAACGGAAGAATTGTAATGGAAAATTATTTTGGAGGTCATACTTCCAGAATGCCTTGGTATTGGGCAAGTGCAGGAAAAACATTGACCTCAACCGTTACAGGAATTGCCGAGCAGGAAGGTTTTTTAAATATCAATAATAAAGTTTCAGACTATATCGGAACTGGCTGGACAAGCGAGCCTTTAGCAAAAGAAAATCTTATTACCTGTAAAAATCTGTTAACAATGACTTCCGGATTAGATGACAGTATGGGAAATGATATAGCTCCTTCTAATCTTCAATACAAAGCCGATGCAGGCACAAGATGGGCCTATCATAATGTGTATGTAAAACTGCAGGATGTTGTCGCTGCAGCTACCGGACAAAGCTGGACACAGTATTTCAATACAAAACTTCGGGATAAAATCGGAATGACCGGGAGCTGGATTCAGAGTGGTAATAACAGTGTATATTGGAGCAATACAAGAAGCATGGCCCGTTTTGGATTAATGGCTCTTAATAAAGGAAACTGGAATGGAACACAAATAATTAATCCTCAATATTTTCAGGATGCAACCAGCACTTCTCAAAATCTAAACCTCTCCTACGGGTATTTGTGGTGGCTTAACGGAAAAGCAAGCTATCATCTTCCACAGACGCAATTTCAATTTAATGGAAAGCTCATTCCAAGCGCACCGGATGATCTGTTTTGTGCTTTAGGAAAGAATGATCAGAAAATCTATGTTGTTCCCAGTAAGAAGCTGGTTATTATAAGAATGGGTAAATCAGCAGATAATATGAATTTTGCCCGCTCGGATTTTGATGAGGTTTTATGGCAAAAAATAAACGCTGTGATTAATTAA
- a CDS encoding RelA/SpoT domain-containing protein: MSFIKKEFSNKKINLAGDYLITSLQKNELDWAETVLNNFRGIHLYPMNTFQATLRRKVKKFDTYALISQRLKRAPSIIHKLTRFKGMQLSRMQDIGGLRAVLSDIENVYDLTKDYKESSFLHCLVNEKDYIKEPKESGYRGIHLIYKYENPIAPEYNGLHLELQIRTKLQHIWATSVETMGTFLKHSLKSSEGPKEWLEFFALTSSAFAHIENCELIPAYKNLDKIETFKLVTSEALRLNVRDRFQGFRIAANAIHKGETKGIFHLIVLDLDSKSVIVSSFSKIKIEEANNEYSKVEERIQNGSNLQAVLVSTTSLDNLKKAYPSYFLDTADFLSKLNFIKRQYEKTVKDIN; the protein is encoded by the coding sequence ATGTCATTTATAAAAAAAGAATTTTCAAATAAAAAAATTAATCTTGCTGGTGATTATTTAATTACTTCATTACAAAAAAATGAATTAGATTGGGCTGAAACTGTTTTAAACAACTTTCGAGGTATACATCTTTATCCTATGAATACTTTTCAAGCAACTTTAAGAAGAAAAGTCAAAAAATTTGACACATATGCTTTAATCTCACAAAGATTAAAACGAGCTCCTTCAATAATTCACAAATTAACAAGATTTAAAGGCATGCAGTTATCTCGAATGCAAGATATTGGTGGATTAAGAGCTGTTTTGTCGGATATAGAAAATGTTTATGACCTGACTAAAGATTATAAAGAAAGTAGCTTTCTTCATTGTCTGGTCAATGAAAAAGATTATATTAAAGAACCTAAAGAATCAGGATATAGAGGAATTCACCTAATTTATAAATATGAAAATCCAATTGCTCCAGAATATAATGGTCTTCATTTGGAGCTCCAAATTAGGACAAAATTGCAGCATATTTGGGCTACATCAGTTGAAACCATGGGAACTTTTTTAAAACATTCTTTAAAATCAAGTGAAGGCCCCAAAGAATGGTTAGAGTTTTTTGCTTTAACATCATCAGCTTTTGCTCATATTGAAAATTGCGAATTGATACCAGCATATAAAAATTTGGATAAAATTGAAACTTTTAAATTAGTAACGAGTGAAGCTCTCAGATTAAATGTTAGAGATCGCTTTCAAGGTTTTAGGATTGCTGCAAATGCGATACATAAAGGTGAAACAAAAGGAATCTTCCATTTAATAGTTCTTGATTTAGATTCAAAATCTGTGATCGTAAGTAGTTTTTCAAAAATAAAAATTGAAGAGGCTAATAATGAATACTCAAAGGTCGAAGAAAGAATTCAAAATGGCAGTAATCTTCAGGCAGTTTTAGTTTCCACAACTTCTTTAGACAACCTGAAAAAAGCCTATCCTTCCTACTTTTTAGATACAGCAGACTTCCTCTCTAAACTTAATTTTATTAAACGCCAATATGAAAAGACGGTAAAAGATATAAATTAA
- a CDS encoding DUF3037 domain-containing protein, translating to MQEDKIYEYAVIRLVPKVEREEFFNIGLVMFSKKEKFIKVDFYLCPDKFRLMQSKLDYDDIIQNLESFKKIANGDKDGGPIAQLEIPERFRWLTAVRSSVVQTSRPHPGKSKDLEKTFKRLFGELVK from the coding sequence ATGCAAGAGGATAAAATTTACGAATACGCAGTAATACGTCTGGTTCCTAAGGTTGAAAGAGAAGAGTTTTTCAACATAGGACTTGTCATGTTTTCTAAAAAAGAGAAGTTTATCAAGGTGGATTTTTATTTATGTCCCGATAAATTCAGGTTAATGCAAAGCAAACTGGATTATGATGATATCATTCAAAACCTTGAAAGTTTTAAGAAAATTGCGAATGGAGATAAAGATGGCGGACCTATTGCACAGCTTGAAATTCCTGAGCGTTTCCGATGGTTAACGGCAGTAAGAAGTTCTGTTGTGCAGACTTCCAGACCTCATCCGGGAAAATCTAAAGATCTGGAAAAAACTTTTAAAAGATTATTTGGGGAATTAGTGAAATAA
- a CDS encoding rhodanese-like domain-containing protein, with protein MKRIMFLLAMLMCFGGFLKAQTQPVPWTPNQVMAPDILAAKIVKKQTKNILILSVGPSAVVKGSVDMGMANDPQNLEKLQDYVRKLDKNKEIVIYCGCCPYDRCPNIRPAFNALVEMGFKNVKILDLPKNVKTNWIDHDYPTND; from the coding sequence ATGAAAAGAATAATGTTTTTATTGGCTATGTTGATGTGTTTTGGTGGCTTTCTAAAGGCTCAGACTCAACCTGTTCCATGGACTCCCAATCAGGTAATGGCTCCGGACATTTTAGCTGCTAAAATTGTAAAAAAGCAAACCAAAAATATTCTGATTCTTTCCGTAGGTCCTTCTGCTGTAGTGAAGGGTTCTGTAGATATGGGAATGGCCAATGATCCTCAGAATCTTGAAAAGCTGCAGGATTATGTAAGAAAACTAGATAAAAATAAAGAAATTGTAATCTATTGCGGCTGCTGTCCATACGACAGATGCCCGAATATCCGTCCTGCTTTCAATGCTCTGGTGGAAATGGGCTTTAAAAATGTGAAAATTCTGGATCTGCCTAAAAACGTAAAAACCAACTGGATCGATCACGATTATCCAACCAATGATTAA